The following DNA comes from Tachypleus tridentatus isolate NWPU-2018 chromosome 9, ASM421037v1, whole genome shotgun sequence.
AAGGTCAAATATCAGTTATAAAACCTCTCTCCAGAGTTTTAGTAAATCAGTTGACAACGGGAATCTGTCTGAGTTTAACTCTAACTTTCATAAAGCCAATTTAGAAAGTACAACAGAccacttgaaaaatatttaattaagaaataCTAACAGCATATGTGGCAAAAGGTTCCAGAAAAGACATATGGAGCCCAATCTGAAACAATTTCCTCAAGGAATGAATAGAACAATGAAATACAACCCATTTATATTGTTAATTGATAAAGTATTAAATGTAACAATATCCAACAAGTTCTAACGCatttctaacaataataaaactttagtgACTGTCTTATAAAATAGATTTTTAGGAGTTTGTAACACAAAATATGGAAGCAGACTGAGGAAATACAGTGAGACTTTAGACAAATTAATTGAAGTTAAAGTATTATATGCTCcatggttttatttacattgaagatgTGGTATGATATGCTCTATgcttttatttacattgaagGTATAGTATGATATTGTCtatggttttatttacattgaagatgTAGAATGATTTtctttatggttttatttacattgaagatgTAATATGATATTCTCTATGGTTTTATGTAAATTCTTCACgttaagttataaacattattatcacTCATTAAAGTgtctataaaataaacttaatgatGTTCTACTGTAAACTCTGTACTGATATGTttgttaatgaaatgttaaagaaattacGAAGCTTCATGAGAGTTCTCAAAGATAACAAACGTGTTATCACCATATCTTGGAGTAAAAAGGctgaaaatagttttcatttcACTGTATTTTTACAAACACAACATGGAATTGTCAAAAATGTCCATAAGCTAGAATCCATGTAGACACCATAGATCTTATGATGTACTTTGTCATCATGAAGAAAGTGGGACTCATTAACTCCAATGTTCATTAATTTCAGAGAAAGTTGTTTTAAGATggcattattattaaaaatcaaaatggCGCCAATTTTATGGTCTCTTCCTAAAGTATATATGTAGACATTGATGCAACATCAAAACTATCTAAGTACACATTGCATTATCCAGCGTCAGGGATAAACCTCAGGGcgaaacatgtctaaaatggtgccgttgttgagagtcataacgacggcacgacagtaaaatgtggctcattgtgacctgagtgtttaCGTAGAATACACATTAgtgtatcagtcccagataaaagaactatgagttaaaaactgtgaccaatgcgttgTCTAGTtaagacaacttcctctttctgatcgtTACGGAAACAAGACGGTCAAAGTCAATAGAAGGTTCTATTTGGAGAAGATTGTTTTCACGTTTTCCACTTTTAACTCGCAAAATGACAAACATCTATGTTGTGTAGTAAGCCTTCTCAATGACAAAattactgatacaagatgttgtcgtttgagaaaggctttatGATTGACGTCTAAAGTCGAATCAAATTGTCCGTcgtggagcactgtcgtcggaacacacactgggtgggcgagaagaggttgtttgttCCAGGAACCAAAAAAAGATGAGTGTTAACTATCCTCTATAAGGTCTCACCAAGACAGCTCctcaaagcaactggacggtagtttgaagaaatcttgagatccttcccaggtttagacaaaagtaataaaatgacCTAGCGCCATGTATCATGAAaatcattctcctgccagatgcggttaaaaacaataagaataatagcaagagaagcagtaGAGAGATGGTGCAgtatctcatagtgtatatcatcatgTCTGACCAATGTacttttaaactaataaagtaccagtttgagttccaccagtgaaaAGTGGCGATTATATCTACAGAGACGAtcagaacaaaatgaaaaaggTGATAGCTCTGTCCGActcttgatagctaagaaggtggaggaagatgCAGAAGTGGTAGATACCCAGAAAAAGCTTTCGCTGTGAGAATCGACGATGCTCCGGGCATCAGCTACTTCTagaccatcagagagtaaaatCGAAAGGGGGGGCAAAATTGTACTGCCCACTGTCCTTTCGAATTTTGTCCAATATGACTTTGCAACTGGTGGTAAACGAGATGCTAGCTGTAAATTTAATCCAGACAGTATTCCACCACAAAAGATATACCTGGCCTGTTTAtaagccttccgtgccatgtggcagtcAGGATTCCACGAcgaacgaggatatcgtggaaaacgtgtcgaggttaaAGGAATACCTTGAGAAACTGTTTGTATTATATTGTCAGTCACTGCGTCTACGCAATCGTCTATCAATGGCTTGCAgatgatggtaggatcaagttctgcaagagcagtgaaagagggccagttgacttgatccagcttccaccgggacacgagggtcgggtggcatcgagcacggccagtctctctcaaaatgatcgGAAAATGATAACTGTCTTGAgtgttactgtcaaccctccatgaaaagtgggagaatagtgaaagaGAGCAGACTAAGatatcaataacagtaaaagactgactaggtgcatgaagaTAAGTGTAAAAATCAGTACTGCTGATAAAAAGgttgtgattttaaaatatacacgCTAAGGAGCAACCCCTCCTATGAATATCAGAAACTTTCCCAGAGGGGATTTTGCCCATTAAAATCTCTCAAGATTAAAAAGAGAGGCGACAACTATTCaccgagagcatcaaggtctgattgatcaaagGACTTTCCAGGATACAGAAACAATAATGATACGACCCTAGAAAACTTGGATGACTACGGCcaccaagggtgtgtcgagtggcaaaggtATGGAGGATACATACTGATCGACCAACAGTACCGCCTCTCCATGAACTAGTCCATTTCTGTGTAAAGAAAACAGTCAGAAAGTaattgtatcagcaggtttcagaaatgtttcctgtgaggaaaAAATATAGGATGTCAAGAAGAAGTGCTTTCATGTCATCCTGATTACAACGTGAACATCGACAGTTTCACTGTATCAAAGTGACCATTTTTCTTTATGTGTACGCCAATTGAGTGAAGAGCTCTTCTGTTTTCgatcacatcttttttctttactttctttacttcaaggaggtttatcgacctccatggatcgtGCCCTGGATCGATTGGGTAGTTTTATGTCGTTAGAAAAAAGATTTCAGCGACTGAGggtgtgaacaaatgattgttttgcatatCGGTGCCAGAGAAGAAAATGAACTCGAGAAAATGCCCGTACTCGGAACCAAAGGAAATGGATCTGAAGATCTATCGGAATTAATGGTAAGGAAAGAGGTGGGcgttgacgttgattcatcagCTTTCTTACTCATTGAGGTCAAAAGGTTTGAGGTTCTTTGGAGGCACAGAGACATCCGTCTGTACTCTCATTGTAGCAGTGGAACGAATGTGGgtggagttcactgtgtttaggatGTTTCAACCAAGTTGTCACCAGAACTAAGCTTCTTCACTGACTTAGGAGAAcgagcaagtccctctagtcctttctgaattAAAAAATGAGAAATCGGTCccaaagatttgtctgataaaggatgtaatatcagaaaatgaggtacagatgttgaagaagTTGAAGTTTGCTGCTTGGAATCTTCAAAATATAGTCGTTTACAAATGGTctattttatcactattttatttaaattttaatttgggaaatccatgataaaaaaagaatgttttgatgCCCACTGACTTTATCTACAATAAAGACCTACGAGGAAACCACTACAAAGCCAAACAAAGATATAAAAGCAAagccagggtttcgtgaacactctacccaaacaccagcatcatatACAATGTTCACACcttttgagaacatccaacactggtacttggttgaccctagcccaagtggaccagccgagtGACCGTGGGGGGAGAACCTCAAGGCTAGCCATCTACAGGAATCCAAGGACAAAGTAATGTGGTAAGATTGGACCCCTTAAACACCAGGATCCTGTCATCTCTCTTCAGGGGTCGCCACGAAaacccagaagaggtaaactgaagaAAGCAGAACTTTCTATGGGAAGTTCTCTCaacatgtacaggaatccacatctaGAGGTTGcaaaaaagacaaaatacaatAGGATCATTATTTGCTGCGTAGTTTATAGCACGCTGTGTTCTATTGGTGAATTACAAAAACTTATTTCCCCCAATTTTTTAGTTTACTCAATGTAGGTACCAAACACTCATTTTATGAGAACCTAAAATAATGAATGCATTTCAATTCTCCATTAAATTCTAACTCACTaatatagaaaccacacagttgCATTTTTTACTGGCATTTTCCAACCTACAACAAAACTGTTTTGCAACTTCAGGTACAGTtatcatttaattagattaacagTCACGTTCAGCACTAAAACATGGCAGTGAATTGCGCAGTTTTCAACTGCTATTTCAAAGTTATACACGTACAATGATAACCTTCATCTGAACGGCACGAGTTTGGTGAAACTCAGTTCAACATTTACATTCGAGTTATGTTTAAAGCTACCGAAGTGTGCGACACACAGCTCTGAACCAGGttagttgatatatttttatttttattcataggtTCAACTCTCCTGGTgcatatgattttatatttttcatttcttagttAAGAAAGAcagggaaataaaacaatttcactaCAGCCTATCTctcataaatgaataaaacaatacttaacGGATCGAAGTGTCAAAAGTTTCATATCTAAGAAACTAGTTTCGACCTATTCAAGTGTCCTTTTCATTGTAACATTGTGTTCCGGGAGAAATAAATAATGAGAATTATTCCCCATCTCTGAAActagtaatatttaatttaaaaaagaaaccctgtaaaaaacaaaggaacaaagaAGGATGTTCAAGCTACTTACGTAATGACACActccatttttctttaaatttagtttgtttttacaacattagcTACAATGCCATTTACAACAATCTTAATGTAGGTTATAAAACTAATGTTATCACactttataattatatagatCATGTTTCATTGTTAACTTGTTGTATGTGTTTAGAAGTAAGTTAAATATCCTAAATTAGACAAACCTCTGTAAACATGTTTTGTAATAACTACCAACAAAATCGTTCATGAATAAATCGTTTTAtcttttttgaattttaaaatatcttgtgtTTAACTTATGCCAATAAGTTCATCTTAAAAGACTCTTATAATAACTAACTTTGTTAAATTGTGCGCTAAGTTATTAGTTCTGTTTTTATCGTTACCTTTATCTTGCTTAGAAACtatggataaaaaaaattatttgaaacacatATATGTATAGAAATGTAACACATGATATGTTTATATTATCAAACTGATGATCATATTACACTCGTTTATAGAAAAAAATTTGGATCAATCTGTAAAGTagtcattttaaagttttagaaacatttattaaaataagatttgACAAATCtaatgctttatattattaataagatatttttattcgCAGCATCTTTGTCGACATACAACTGTGGACATGAAAACTTCTGACCAAATACTCAGTTTTAAGAAGTTCAAAACTGTTCCTAGAATTGGAATTTTTTGGGAATGACATCAGGATTCATGTATTCTCTGGCGATCCTGAATTTGAAGCTGGTGTCAGAAATTAGTCCGGCCCAGTTTCTGGTAACTCAAGCTATTATCCAGAGtggaatttataatgtttttattatttattcgaaAGCCTATTACTTCGGAGAAAAAGGagaaagaattattttgtttttagagcTATATTTGGTGGAATAGTAAAAGCCCTAATGATATACTGTTTTCATTGGCTCCCTCTTGCGGATGCTTACACAATCTATTCCTCTTTTCCAGTGTTCATTAGTTTGCTTGCTTACTTGGTTTTGAGAGAACCTTGTGGGGCTTACAATATATTCGTCTTAATATTGACGATGACGGGCATTATTTTGATTATCAAACCAACGTTTATCGTAGGAACGTTTCAAGATATTCATGACGTAGATAATCGGTGGAAAGGAATTACGGTTGGATTTTCAGCGTGTTTATTGAAAGCTTGTTGCTATACAATGGCCCGTAAACTTCAAAAAACACCACCTCAAGTTGTGGCCGCCATGATGTCTGCCTTTAGCCTAGTTGTGGGAACTTTTCTATTGTTCTTGTTCGAAGAAATTCAAATATCATCTTGTGGTAAAAACAATGTTCTTGTTGTGAGTTCTGGCATCTTTATCATGCTCAATCAACTCTTCACCACAACAGCCTTACAAGTGGAAAATGCTGGAACAGTGTCTGTTGCTGAGACTCTCAATATAATTACAGCCTTTTTGTTcgatattttcatattaaataccATCGCCGCCTGGTACAGTATTTTTGGCgctgttttaattttagttgGTGTTCTTTTAACAACATTAAGAAAAGTGAATTAGTTCTTAATATTTCAACATAACAATTTACTTCgtgctgttattaatattatttggtttctattatttgtgcataataacttttttcactattttattattattatttcaaagctTTTGATAACCAATGCTCGTAATGTAGTTcacaatatatagttttaacattgATGCTTGAAGCTAAGTATATTACTTTCGATGGATATTAAATATACTGCAATAATTTTAGTTAGTTTCCATGCTCTTCGCCTGAGTTTTCTTCACTGAATCATTTTTGAGGAAGATATTGAAGCTACGCCATATTTCTGTTATGGGTTAGATCGATAAATTGTGTTGTATTCGAAGAATAATTGACGCTATGAGACAAACAAACCAATGTGGGCGTAAACGTATTTCATAAAACTAAATGACGTAATTCAGGTTATAATCGATCACACATTATGTGAacattaactgtaattttaattaactCGTTTTAgccaacaatgttattattatcaatattattttattttgaagtattaaCTAAGAAACCGTACTGTGTTTGTCAGTCAAAATATCTTTCTATCGTGTTTTATATCACGAACGATTCAAAACAAGTATGTTTCAATAATActcattttttaaactgtttatagatcagacatgttttcaataacattgttttaattcttGTAGATCAAACATGGTTTTAATAACACTTTGGTTGTAAACTATGCACTAGCAGTATAAACATGATTTCAATAATATCCAGTTTTGAAACTTTGCAAACACAAAAGGCTTTTGATACTAAAAAACATGGCTGTTGTAGGCTAGGATACAAATCATGATGTAGCTTTACGctcatttaaaacacataaactagtaaagaaacaaaattataaaaatgaaatatgattCTAAGTTTACACGTACATACGGTATAGTTGTTATCATATCCAGGTACCAAGTGCGATGTTCCAGACTGAAACTTCGATAagcattttaatattgtaatagtttCTCTTCACGctctaatattgtttatattatatcattggaaaacaataatatttatggtGTGTATTAGAGTTTTcgatgtgtatattttatatctcagaaaaacatatatacgtatgtacattGTCCATCTACCGGttggtaaaaatatgttaatattaaatctGATATTTAAACTGATTCCGAAAACCAACTAAAAAACACTACACTGAAGAGTTATCTATGTATaacagaaaagtaaaagaaatagaTATGCAAACGATAAAATTTCAATAGTTCCATTCAAAGCTATAATTATGTTATAGTTTATATAAAGGAATTGTGAGATTtgtgaaaatttaatatatttaattagataaaatctgttattggtttagttttatctatagtttttagataaaaaaacaccaatattaaataactaaaagtaATTAGTTGGACACGGTTAAATTGATAGGAAAGATTCTGAGcttattttcaatacaataataatcctTCAAATATTGCCTCTtctatttcttcattgttaaaaGTGTATTGTGACATTCCCTCCTGTTCgctaaatttctagaagattctcgagtgtaagaatcaacaacgtatATATGTAGGTAAATAGCAATATTGTAGAATTAGCTGAAATTTCCAGAAAATTTCTTCTCAAATATTTTAGTGGTATCTAATGCAACGTGTATATTATTGATTTGCTACAGTGTGTATACTACAggcctcgaaagctataattatgaataaagattatttatcgcaaaacaacaaatactgaccagaaacatttatatgTTTCAAACAGTTACAAACTATTTAAACTCAGCGAATTATCAtgaaacgttagtatttctactaaAGTATTAACTACTTTCAGCCGTGAAAATCTGACGTGCAAACAGAAAAGAGGTTCATATTTACCTGTTATGTGAACTGTaccgatatcaactcgaaattaattttcACACCACATTGAAGACTCATTTGTTTTCttagtttgtaaaattttgtttatcaaaTCGTTATCTCTAACAACTGTTTGGGAAgacaattattgtaaattatgttatcactaacatattaaaatatacatgtgttaagaaagaaaactgtgtgtattaatattgttggcaGACCTCATTAATTACTACAtcttcaaatttaattatttctacattaaaataaaatttaactcagtttcaggatATTTGTTATCAGAATAcctataataacaaattaatgactcgcccaagataaattataatacgtaacagtagaaatgaaaaatgttttagtttctgCTGTCAGTGAAAGAGAAAAACTTAAGTTAGAGGTaacgaatattttattgttaaagacAAACAGGTGCACGAAAACGTGTATTGGCAATATGAGctctttgaaaagaaaaatgcaGAGGTTGTGTGATAAGAAGTGGTGATATCGTTAGTCGATAGGGTCTCTGATGATGTCATTGAGTTGAAGCTAAAAATATGATGAGGGCATACGAAGTGATTCATTAATATAAGTAACACATCACATTATATTCACCGACAAGCATTATCTGGGAACAGCCAATCGGCGGTAGTTGAATTTCCATctgtaaacaacataaaataactcTTCAGAATATACGtgggaaataaaatataatattagttgTTCCATATTATTGAAGAGACATTGTTTGACAGAAGAGTAGGATAAACCTGAAAATGGAAAACAATTTTTAGTGTTTAACTCTTATGAAACAGATAGTCGAATATTGATTTTATGTACAAGAATGAACCTACAATTACTGTCAAATTGTAATCGTCTGTACACTGATTGAACGTTAAATACCGTTCGAgatattctgaaaaataatatatgtttcataGGCTGGAACGATACATTGCCGTCCCTCTAATTTATACATTGTTGCAGTATAAAAATGAACACACATATATTAgatatgttaaatatatgttaggtagtgttaaatttaaaattctgtGTCTATGCTATATGTGCGTTAAGCAAGTTTAATTAGGTGGCTGAtgctttttagaaaataaatgtataaacattcgACAGATTACTTCAGTGATTTCAAAACTAGAGCTGACAGAAGTTTCATATAGGTGACACTACACgtataattaacaaagaaatatttacaatatttatttatttcaataaatgtggctacataacaatgtttatgCTGGAGATGTTTCAAAATCCCAATCTATGATGAACCCATGATAGTCCAGAGTGGCTATTATGTAAATTTTCTATTCAGTTGttaaatgttgtatatatttatttatcaacactCTTCTCACCTGCTCTGGATATTCAACTAAACCAGAGATACTTGAACTAATGATAACTGAAGGACTGATGTAATAGAAGTAGTGATGATTATGCAGTATTAAAGTGTTCATTATACCTATAAATATCATCCCACCATCATTCCAATAATTCTCTTTTGTTCAACAGTTTTCAGTTACTTTAGTATATTTAACGATACCAATAAGGATTATGGTAAATATGACTAGAGCTATACACTAGTGTCATTAATATCTTTCAGTTATTTTGTATATATCTCAAACAGTATAATTTTTAGAAGGATTTATGTAACGCATTTAGGATGATGCAGGTAAACAGACGGATATTTTTCATGTATTAGAGAATTTTTTTGTCAATCATGTGCtcttttataatatgtttatcttCTTTCGTTCTTCATACAAAACTAAACTAACATTTGAGGGTCCCCTTATGATCTCTAAACCttataatatttagatttttaattgttattgctCCACAACAAATTGCACTGTAACAAATCAGATACACAATGAAAGTTATTTGACTTTTAATCATATTAGACGATTTTTGTCATGGTGTTTGAAAATGAAATTCATTTTATGGAATGAATTTAAACCTTATTTAGTAAAGAAAAGTATCTCTCATTGTGaggaatatacatatatttacttataatGGACACAAATTTTTACACAAAACACACTAATGTACACTAACAAATAATTTtgcgaaataaataaatatcaataatacCCCTTCGTTACGTGGATGGAATGACACCAGTTTGTTGTGGGTGGAAATTTAGGATACAAGCTTTAGTTTCTCTTCACCTCACTAGGTGATTTAAGATTAATTAgcaccaaaataaaatattttttatggtgATCACTACaccataaaaacatataaataaaaaattttgttaattttcatgCTGATTCCCAAaagtaccataaaataaaaatttgacatggaccttttgttttagttattgatGTCAGACTAGTATAATACATTAGATTATGGTATACAATGATGCTGTTAGAGATGTTTTTTTCTCAGAATATACACTTtcatttatcaataattaaaaataaaataaactataattcaCTGTGGACTATCAACTTtttccatataaatattaaactcagTCATTTATGTGGCGTCAAAGAAAGTTAACAACTAATGATGATACGTTACGTATTTAGACAGATTGTGGAAATTAAATACGTGTGTATGAAACGAAgagaacttttaaaaaatatcttgtttattggacttctttctatgttttattataagtgcaatacatcattttaaaacaaaaagccATATTGCATGTTAATAGAAGTTTCTTGTCTCTAAAACCTCTACAGTTCAGGCACAACCATTTCTATTCTGGAACTGCTGTGTTGAGGAAGAACAACCAGATGGACTTACCTTGCCAACTTTAGCTCAACTTACCTTACATTCTTTAAAtcgtgtttatatattttatttatagaaagatAAGTACAGCTGCAAGTATCACACCAGGTTGGCTAACACAggatatgtgaaataaaattaaagaaaagcatcacaaatattAGAATTGAGAATTGACTGGTAGCACGagacttttataatattattgaataccAGAAACGTTGGTGAAACAGGACATCAGAAAGATGTACGATAAAACGACTGGCTGAAAgattgtaataaaacatgttataaacttTAGAATGTTATTAGAGAGTATAAATTTTTCACTGAGTGAAAATCTCGTGTTCCAAACTTTCACACATTCTTTTTAAACGTTGCTGCTAAGGTGGATGAGGGCAAGGATGaggatttggtgtatctggattttcataaaaggcttgtaaaaaatttATTTCGTTAGATATGGCTAATAAGTAAACTAATTGGACAGGAAGGTGTCTGGGTGAAAGAGTGTTATTAGAATGGTGTTTTGTTAAACTGGATGAATGTCAGTCATAGAATTATTCCTGTTTTTCATTTACCTTAATGAGGTACAAGAAAGAatgttgatgaaataaaaatattacctgaATTTGTTAATGATGTCAAAGTTTTGGTTATTGCTAGCTTTGAAGAGGATATTGATGGTGTGAAAAATagtttagatcatttattgagatGAGCAAATAAATGGAACATTGGTTGTAAtcataataaaactaacattatgcATGtaggtaaaaataatttgtttctttctttttgaattttgtgcaaacctaaatatatatatatttcacaaatagaAAATATACACCCAGAAAACACTAATACATAGCTTAagtgtaattgtttttttcaagGATAAAGTACGAACAATATTTACAGCGTGAAGAAacactatttaaaattacaatgccTATCGAAATTCTTTCTTGGAATATTACACCATATTGAACCTACACTAAACCTTAAGTATATGCTTGGAatccttttttgtttttccaattttgtattttactattttactagTTTTGTGTGTTAAGTGACCATAAAGCAACGTAATTCTTTGTTGCACTGAGCTATACGTATTTAAAGCCTGATTTTACTATAATAAGCCTAACATGTCGCCAAAgttaaaaactggttattattTATACTATACTTACTGTGCACAGTTTGAAACCTGAGTGTTAGTAAAATCAAGTATGCAAAGTTTAAATATGAGTGTCACTGAAAATATGGTTTCAAAAATTGAAAACTATTTGTTATTGATACCATATCTACAATGTTTAAAAGCTTAATTTTGTTCAAAGCgtgtttgaataatttaaaaactcaTTATTATTGAAATCATGTTTGttctaaaaagtttgaaaattgatTGTTATAGAAATCCTACTGAATTAGTTGTCCACAATAATTGGTTCAATGATTTTAAGAAcagatttttttagttttagataaGAATCGTCAAAAAAGAATAGgaccagcatagccaggtgggttaagtcgttcaactcgtaatctgagggtcgcgggtccgagtcccctatcgtaccaaacatgctcgccctttcaaccgtggatgAACCgtgtgacggttaatccctctatttgttggtaaaagaatagttcaagaattggcagtgggtggccttccttctttctagtcttacactgcaaaactgatacggctaacgcagattgttctcgtgtagctttgcgcgaaattaagaaaaacaaacataaaaaatatattgtgagccattaatttgtatgttttgtaagctgtaaaatTTACACCTAAAATTAGAACAAAacgataacaaaataatttgaaatatgccAGGTAGAATAAAGAAAAGCGACACCTATATGGTTGTTTAGAGACCTTTGAAagtcattattttactttattagctCTCTTCATTCTTCGCTCAATGTATGGTCGGAGGTATAAATACAACTGAGTTAAGGTTAAATGTAAGTGAATTAAACTtggtaattttaagaaaatattt
Coding sequences within:
- the LOC143227269 gene encoding solute carrier family 35 member G1-like, producing the protein MIYCFHWLPLADAYTIYSSFPVFISLLAYLVLREPCGAYNIFVLILTMTGIILIIKPTFIVGTFQDIHDVDNRWKGITVGFSACLLKACCYTMARKLQKTPPQVVAAMMSAFSLVVGTFLLFLFEEIQISSCGKNNVLVVSSGIFIMLNQLFTTTALQVENAGTVSVAETLNIITAFLFDIFILNTIAACSGTTISILELLC